From Candoia aspera isolate rCanAsp1 chromosome 4, rCanAsp1.hap2, whole genome shotgun sequence, a single genomic window includes:
- the LOC134496486 gene encoding olfactory receptor 13H1-like, whose amino-acid sequence MQEVGENETEVTEFILIGWSGRPKSKMVLIPLYIVSYFAAMAGNGLIVIVVIRDPRLHNPMYFFLCNLSFIDLGFTTSIIPQSIANCLVERPVLSLARCFTQMYAILLFGTTECFFLVVMAYDRLIAISRPLHYTFIMSRTICILLAAVSWLTAFMLTVLPCLAKPVRFCGNNEIDHIACEVKSIMKLICTDTTSRQITIYSSSTLALILPLGFILFSYMRILQAILRMPSEGGRMKAFSTCGSHLSVVTIYYGIAIFTYLLPPNKKMHEIEKIISLFNTVLTPVFNPLVYTLRNQEVLGALGRILVKNKPGIQY is encoded by the coding sequence ATGCAGGAAGTAGGAGAAAATGAGACTGAAGTGACTGAATTTATCCTCATTGGCTGGTCAGGGAGACCCAAGTCAAAGATGGTTTTAATACCCCTTTATATTGTTTCCTATTTTGCAGCAATGGCTGGAAATGGCCTCATTGTCATTGTAGTAATACGTGATCCACGGCTGCACAATCCCATGTACTTTTTCCTATGTAACCTCTCCTTTATTGACCTTGGATTCACAACTTCCATAATCCCTCAATCTATTGCTAATTGTTTAGTGGAAAGGCCTGTGTTGTCTCTTGCTAGATGTTTTACCCAAATGTATGCTATTCTCTTGTTTGGGACAACGGAATGCTTCTTTCTGGTTGTCATGGCTTATGACCGTCTCATTGCCATTTCCAGGCCACTGCATTATACATTCATCATGAGCAGGACAATTTGCATCCTATTGGCTGCTGTTTCATGGCTGACAGCCTTTATGCTTACAGTACTCCCTTGCCTTGCAAAGCCAGTGAGATTTTGTGGAAACAATGAAATTGACCATATTGCATGTGAAGTTAAATCTATCATGAAACTCATCTGTACTGATACCACTTCAAGACAAATAACCATATATTCCAGTAGCACATTAGCACTCATTCTTCCCCTTGGCTTTATCCTTTTTTCCTACATGCGCATTCTTCAAGCCATCCTAAGAATGCCCTCTGAAGGAGGCAGAATGAAGGCTTTCTCCACATGTGGGTCCCACCTCTCAGTAGTGACTATATATTATGGTATTGCCATATTTACATATCTACTTCCTCCAAATAAGAAGATGCATGAGattgaaaaaataatttctctCTTTAATACTGTGCTAACCCCTGTGTTCAACCCCTTAGTTTATACCCTCCGAAATCAAGAGGTTCTGGGGGCACTGGGAAGAATTCTAGTTAAGAACAAGCCTGGCATACAATATTGA